One Xyrauchen texanus isolate HMW12.3.18 chromosome 34, RBS_HiC_50CHRs, whole genome shotgun sequence genomic window carries:
- the LOC127627377 gene encoding olfactory receptor 52D1-like: protein MVDNISYPVMLTLMVPKESKSFRHIYFTCFLALYVLILSINFRLALVIIMEKALHEPMYIFLCYMCVNGVYGATGFYPKMLSDLILDSYVINSQMCALQTYVIYSSLLCEFTILTVMSYDRYVAICRPLDYHSKLTKHTCAKLIILSWILPNCLGFPNVLLANLRPFCKYHIDKLYCDNWSIVKLSCASSFVNNVFGYATTVTFFSFAVLIIVSYIKLIAACKTSLENRKKFCQTCLPHIFALINFTFAMLFDVMYSRYGANDIPESLRNFLALELVIVPSVFNPLIYGLNIKAVRKRVFPSCIAPRIHASQNSKHRAQ, encoded by the coding sequence ATGGTGGATAATATTTCTTATCCTGTGATGCTGACGCTTATGGTGCCCAAAGAATCTAAATCATTCAGGCATATATATTTTACTTGTTTTCTTGCCTTATATGTACTTATACTGTCAATTAATTTTCGTCTTGCTTTGGTCATAATAATGGAGAAAGCTCTTCATGAACCAATGTACATCTTCTTGTGCTATATGTGTGTAAATGGGGTATATGGAGCCACAGGTTTCTACCCTAAAATGTTGTCTGATTTAATACTGGATTCATACGTGATCAACTCACAAATGTGTGCTCTACAAACATATGTTATCTACAGCTCTTTACTTTGTGAATTTACAATATTAACAGTGATGTCTTATGATAGATATGTAGCCATATGCAGACCTTTAGACTATCATTCCAAGTTAACTAAACACACCTGtgctaaattaattattttatcatggATTTTACCCAACTGTTTGGGTTTTCCAAATGTTCTTCTAGCAAACTTGAGGCCATTTtgcaaatatcacattgacaaatTATATTGTGACAACTGGTCAATCGTAAAACtgtcttgtgcatcatcttttgtTAACAATGTCTTTGGATATGCCACTACTGTCACATTTTTTAGCTTTGCAGTTTTAATCATAGTATCCTATATTAAACTCATCGCTGCATGTAAAACATCTTTAGAGAATAGAAAGAAATTCTGTCAAACATGtttgccacatatatttgcactGATAAATTTCACTTTTGCTATGCTTTTTGATGTCATGTATAGTAGATATGGTGCAAATGACATTCCAGAGAGCCTACGAAATTTCTTGGCTTTAGAATTGGTTATAGTCCCATCTGTTTTTAATCCTTTAATCTATGGATTAAATATTAAGGCAGTGCGCAAACGAGTTTTTCCTTCATGTATTGCACCAAGAATACATGCTTCTCAAAACTCTAAGCATAGAGCTCAATAA